One Setaria italica strain Yugu1 chromosome II, Setaria_italica_v2.0, whole genome shotgun sequence DNA segment encodes these proteins:
- the LOC105913703 gene encoding probable LRR receptor-like serine/threonine-protein kinase At3g47570 — MLIQLALLLLCYGVGNVHCVHGNSKELQSLLDFKQGVTTDPNRALSSWNTSVHYCRWSGVICTPTQPWQVSGLNLTGKSLVGEITSSLVNLTLLSQLDLSSNSFSGQLPPLGGLQLLHTIYLNDNSLDGTIPDALTNCSNLVNLDLHNNKLSGVIPPKIGLLSNLDYLDLSRNNLTGVIPPTFPNLTHVSFCKLKSNQLEGSIPDGLWQMSNMGQLSLGNNTLSGEIPQTINMSRLQILGLELNRLGKTLPSNFGNAVPSLIRLILDGNMFEGHIPVSLGNASSLELIDLSGNHFTGQIPAS, encoded by the coding sequence ATGCTTATTCAACTGGCATTGCTGCTCCTGTGCTATGGAGTTGGAAACGTCCATTGCGTTCACGGGAACAGCAAAGAACTGCAGTCACTTCTCGATTTCAAGCAGGGCGTCACCACCGATCCTAACAGAGCCTTGAGTTCTTGGAACACCAGTGTACATTACTGTAGATGGAGCGGAGTCATATGCACGCCTACGCAGCCATGGCAGGTATCGGGGCTTAACCTCACTGGCAAAAGCTTGGTAGGAGAGATAACCTCCTCTCTCGTCAATCTGACGCTCCTTAGCCAGCTTGACTTGTCTTCTAATAGCTTCTCTGGCCAGTTACCTCCTCTTGGTGGTCTCCAACTGCTGCACACAATTTATTTGAACGACAATTCACTAGACGGGACTATTCCTGATGCACTCACAAACTGCTCCAACCTAGTCAATCTAGACCTCCACAATAACAAGTTATCCGGTGTTATTCCGCCTAAAATAGGACTCCTTTCCAATTTGGATTACTTGGACCTCTCCAGGAATAATCTCACTGGGGTCATCCCTCCAACCTTTCCAAACCTCACCCATGTGTCCTTCTGCAAACTTAAATCAAATCAACTGGAAGGAAGCATTCCAGATGGGCTTTGGCAAATGTCAAATATGGGGCAGTTGAGCCTTGGTAATAATACCCTTTCAGGTGAGATTCCACAGACCATTAATATGTCTCGGCTCCAAATTCTAGGTTTAGAGTTGAATAGGCTCGGCAAGACTCTACCATCCAATTTTGGGAATGCTGTTCCTAGTCTTATAAGGCTAATATTGGATGGTAACATGTTCGAAGGTCATATCCCAGTTTCCCTAGGCAATGCTTCGTCGTTAGAGCTGATTGACCTATCAGGAAACCATTTCACGGGTCAAATTCCTGCTTCTTAG
- the LOC111256307 gene encoding uncharacterized protein LOC111256307, whose translation MAGMVTSAIAGETVNRIISALVGGDDDKSTENMERLEMAHIKMESVLHVSDKWQITGGPLLRWQRKLKRAACECDDALQSCKQRVIEEREIRRLVSQSSFPKRIAYATKSFVSSIVGSSNDESRSSSTDVVRRFERFADGANEFLKFVEFSATPRQYMFFNHLIGNLLRGKFLRYQAFQGSRFYYLGIRPMSSPERGVEAMIGFVCQDFKDPTKGFRLGSILRLSESTDIFGVIIKCMQSFAPHFKFAAEGVKRELIQLPTQNFSWATQSPYGESAYWVNVYNTLTQWLQPNPLCCDQHEQNLYVSSRTNCTAASSSRLLSTIFPEEVISVWLQCHVSLSDDHKCIPNSAAEHEGSSSVNSDMLPLKLGVLFIPHDSPEDIETESESYALEVIDEEVQEMVHRNACLQVIDEKLLPKAIDYLYQNKESRMYQMCLKSRHGTANFCVEKTSARRSKTSRSRIWDKRVVQHRDDYGVEGWKEVSKDLLKLWVVRSSDEMEGSIRSFVDPT comes from the coding sequence ATGGCAGGGATGGTGACTTCTGCTATTGCAGGGGAAACAGTGAATAGAATCATTTCTGCTCTTGTTGGCGGGGATGACGACAAGTCTACAGAAAACATGGAAAGGCTGGAGATGGCGCACATCAAGATGGAGTCTGTGCTTCACGTGTCTGACAAGTGGCAAATCACCGGTGGGCCACTGCTACGGTGGCAGAGAAAGCTGAAGCGTGCCGCTTGTGAGTGCGATGATGCGCTGCAAAGCTGCAAGCAGCGTGTCATAGAAGAGCGAGAGATCAGGCGCCTGGTGAGTCAGTCATCATTTCCCAAGCGAATTGCTTATGCTACCAAGTCATTCGTCTCATCTATCGTCGGATCTAGTAACGATGAGTCAAGAAGTAGTTCTACAGATGTTGTTCGAAGATTTGAGAGGTTTGCAGACGGTGCAAATGAATTCCTTAAGTTTGTTGAGTTCAGTGCAACCCCGCGGCAGTACATGTTCTTTAACCATCTCATCGGCAACCTTCTTAGAGGGAAGTTTTTGAGGTACCAAGCATTCCAAGGAAGCAGGTTTTACTACTTGGGCATACGACCCATGAGCTCTCCGGAGCGTGGAGTAGAGGCGATGATAGGCTTTGTTTGCCAGGACTTCAAGGATCCTACAAAGGGTTTCAGGCTAGGATCCATACTGCGTCTCTCTGAAAGTACAGACATATTTGGTGTTATAATCAAGTGCATGCAGTCATTCGCGCCTCACTTCAAGTTTGCAGCTGAAGGTGTCAAGAGAGAGCTCATTCAGTTGCCTACCCAGAATTTTTCTTGGGCAACACAATCTCCTTATGGTGAAAGTGCATACTGGGTCAATGTTTACAATACTTTGACTCAATGGCTTCAGCCCAATCCTCTCTGTTGCGATCAGCATGAGCAGAATTTGTATGTTTCATCTAGAACCAATTGCACAGCAGCTTCGTCGTCAAGACTATTGTCGACTATATTCCCAGAGGAGGTTATTTCAGTGTGGTTGCAGTGCCATGTCTCACTATCTGATGATCATAAATGCATTCCAAATTCTGCTGCTGAACACGAAGGAAGTAGTTCTGTGAATTCAGATATGCTTCCATTAAAGCTAGGAGTTTTGTTCATACCCCATGACTCCCCAGAGGATATAGAGACTGAATCTGAGAGCTATGCTTTGGAGGTGATTGATGAAGAGGTGCAAGAAATGGTTCACAGGAATGCGTGCCTACAAGTTATTGATGAGAAGTTGCTGCCAAAAGCCATAGATTACCTGTATCAAAACAAAGAGTCAAGGATGTATCAGATGTGTCTCAAGTCTAGACATGGCACTGCCAACTTTTGTGTTGAGAAGACAAGCGCACGTCGAAGTAAAACCTCCAGATCGCGGAtttgggataaaagggtagtccAACATCGAGATGATTATGGCGTAGAAGGCTGGAAGGAGGTGTCGAAAGACCTACTTAAGCTTTGGGTTGTGCGTTCATCCGACGAGATGGAAGGGTCAATCAGATCCTTCGTTGACCCTACATAG
- the LOC101763871 gene encoding E3 ubiquitin-protein ligase EL5-like, translating to MSNPPAFPSPKPPPWTAALGLGLAIVGPIVVLLALFKFMCKAIPAGTEPLDHTAASAAQHRRRPPREHRDDDGEQLRDPSLDRPPLPGPPPSLPAFAYNRPLQKKVADAGEEAAACSVCLGAFEFGEMVRLLPVCLHLYHAECIDPWLRKHSTCPVCRSETNTAMVMDVSH from the coding sequence ATGTCTAACCCGCCGGCGTTCCCCTCGCCGAAGCCACCGCCGTGGACTGCTGCCCTCGGCCTTGGCTTAGCCATCGTCGGACCAATAGTGGTCTTGCTTGCATTATTCAAGTTCATGTGCAAGGCCATCCCTGCCGGCACTGAACCTCTCGACCACACCGCTGCTTCGGCCGCTCAGCatcgacggcggccgccacgggaACAtcgcgacgacgacggtgagcaGCTGCGCGACCCCAGCTTggaccggccgccgctgcccggACCGCCACCGAGCCTCCCGGCGTTCGCGTACAACCGGCCGCTGCAGAAAAAAGTGGcggacgccggcgaggaggcggcggcgtgctcgGTGTGTCTCGGTGCGTTCGAGTTCGGGGAGATGGTGCGGTTGCTGCCGGTGTGCCTTCACCTTTACCACGCAGAGTGCATCGACCCATGGCTGCGTAAGCACTCGACGTGCCCGGTCTGCCGGTCCGAGACCAACACAGCGATGGTGATGGACGTCAGCCACTAA
- the LOC101764271 gene encoding vesicle-associated protein 1-4-like, whose translation MSFMSDIYSLGVIIKEMVTGSTEEPNVDRVHRRWRHRWKNAKHMSLVYQQQVTKCLELAQRCTNLEPTERPDILVIIRELNEMDSTPDISNASISTVEQQRNSFLEDMLGIEPLDLHFTAEHNKQTSGSIKLTNDTDDYIAFWVSAPSRLPLCVHPNKDVVPPRSSCRVTVTLEAVKKPLQKKHCTEKFCVQSTRVDKGVASKHITGDMFKEEAGKDVDMVNLMVSVHAPKQLLIVDPLELRYRTIELNKPSPCLIQLTNMTDDYVAFTFVLPQQGNVLYYHVAMGTGIMPPWSTRGVVVDIVVKEEAITEMMQCKDTCIVRSVVVDKGLRNDDVRVEFFDDRIGVHEMELDIVFAEQPQAASSSVRDDEQDWEEDPLELLGDRAMLMSPFLIETELLHIYPAELHVSSEGGANEYISLANKTDDDVVYAINYYDRRGEDEGFSRVSHDKGVLRPQSTCAVPVLCENKRHYQVGVMMISGSRRYRTADGFFDNYTCDKREELMSQVRAEGGKAHEALLACVVRTSPHPDCKQHQVG comes from the exons ATGTCATTCATGTCAGATATTTACAGTTTGGGTGTCATAATCAAAGAGATGGTGACCGGAAGTACGGAGGAGCCTAATGTTGATAGG GTACATAGAAGATGGAGGCACAGGTGGAAGAATGCAAAGCACATGTCACTAGTATATCAGCAGCAAGTGACTAAATGCCTCGAATTGGCGCAAAGGTGCACTAACTTGGAGCCCACAGAAAGGCCTGATATACTGGTTATAATCCGTGAACTTAATGAAATGGATAGTACACCAGACATTAGCAATGCAAGTATATCTACAGTTGAGCAGCAG AGAAACTCTTTCTTGGAGGACATGCTTGGGATAGAGCCACTGGACCTGCATTTCACTGCTGAGCATAACAAGCAGACGTCAGGATCAATCAAACTGACCAATGATACCGATGACTACATTGCCTTTTGGGTATCAGCCCCAAGCCGACTTCCGTTGTGCGTGCATCCGAACAAAGATGTTGTCCCACCACGGTCCTCATGCAGGGTCACCGTAACATTGGAAGCAGTAAAGAAGCCACTGCAGAAGAAGCACTGTACAGAGAAGTTCTGTGTGCAGAGCACCAGAGTAGATAAGGGTGTTGCATCCAAGCATATAACGGGAGACATGTTCAAGGAAGAGGCAGGCAAAGATGTTGACATGGTGAACTTGATG GTAAGCGTGCATGCACCAAAGCAGCTCCTGATCGTGGATCCCCTTGAGCTCCGATACAGGACTATTGAGCTGAATAAACCGTCGCCTTGTTTAATACAGCTGACAAACATGACAGATGATTACGTGGCTTTTACGTTTGTACTGCCCCAGCAAGGCAATGTGCTCTACTACCACGTAGCGATGGGCACGGGTATCATGCCACCATGGTCAACACGAGGAGTTGTTGTAGACATAGTGGTGAAGGAGGAAGCAATTACAGAGatgatgcaatgcaaggacACCTGCATTGTGCGGAGCGTCGTCGTGGACAAGGGTTTAAGGAACGATGATGTGAGGGTGGAATTCTTCGATGATCGAATTGGTGTGCACGAGATGGAGTTGGACATTGTGTTCGCAGAGCAGCCCCAAGCAGCTTCTTCATCAGTGCGAGATGACGAGCAGGATTGGGAAGAGGACCCACTGGAGTTATTGGGAGACAGGGCCATGCTG ATGAGCCCTTTTTTAATTGAGACGGAGTTGCTGCACATCTACCCTGCAGAGCTCCATGTCTCATCCGAAGGAGGAGCCAACGAGTACATAAGCCTAGCCAACAAGACAGACGATGATGTTGTGTATGCCATCAATTACTATGACCGACGAGGGGAAGATGAAGGCTTCAGCAGAGTCTCCCATGACAAAGGCGTTTTGCGACCCCAATCCACTTGTGCTGTCCCTGTGCTTTGTGAGAACAAACGTCATTACCAAGTTGGAGTGATGATGATCAGTGGGAGCCGCCGTTATCGTACCGCTGATGGTTTCTTTGATAACTACACTTGCGACAAGCGTGAGGAACTAATGAGTCAAGTCAGAGCAGAGGGAGGAAAGGCGCACGAGGCGCTGTTGGCGTGTGTCGTACGCACCTCGCCTCACCCAGATTGTAAGCAGCACCAGGTAGGCTAG